A single region of the Mycobacterium avium subsp. avium genome encodes:
- a CDS encoding amidohydrolase family protein yields the protein MTDVDPYIIISADTHAELPTERYREYVDPEYREDFETYLAEKTAAAQAGGFIDEEFAQEWFSEHGEGIAGGWDVALRDKELDGDGVVGEVIFPDADAVTGVAGAPFGAGLGQSGDLDPGRAMAGARAHNRWLAELCSHSPERRAGVAVVPILADVDAAVAEITRAAESGLRGGILIPARWVGYPPYHDRRYDKVWAACQDLQMPVHTHSGPAPQEEYGGHLGIYVTEVRWWGARPLWFALWSGVFERFPGLRWGVTECGAFWANDLLWLMDTRYLREHSAKKMSHLMEGDLTMPPSAYFDRNCFIGATTTERRELARRYEIGVSNILWGNDFPHPEGTWPHTRDWLRRSFWDIPVEETRQMLGLAAAELYNFDLGALAPLAARIGPVPADLGQDDAVSIPKWEAARRTGRHWLTDAEPMSDLVQS from the coding sequence ATGACCGACGTGGACCCCTACATCATCATCTCCGCGGACACCCACGCCGAGCTGCCGACCGAGCGCTACCGCGAATACGTCGACCCCGAATACCGGGAGGACTTCGAGACGTATCTGGCGGAGAAGACGGCCGCGGCGCAGGCCGGCGGGTTCATCGACGAGGAGTTCGCGCAGGAGTGGTTCTCCGAGCACGGCGAGGGCATCGCCGGCGGGTGGGATGTGGCGTTGCGGGACAAGGAACTTGACGGCGACGGGGTGGTCGGCGAGGTCATCTTTCCCGACGCCGACGCGGTGACCGGGGTGGCCGGCGCCCCGTTCGGGGCCGGCCTGGGCCAGTCGGGCGACCTCGACCCGGGCCGGGCGATGGCCGGGGCGCGGGCGCACAACCGCTGGCTGGCCGAGCTGTGCAGCCACAGTCCCGAGCGGCGGGCCGGGGTCGCGGTGGTGCCGATCCTGGCCGACGTGGACGCGGCGGTCGCCGAGATCACCCGCGCGGCCGAGTCGGGGTTGCGGGGCGGGATCCTGATCCCGGCGCGCTGGGTCGGCTACCCGCCGTATCACGACCGTCGCTACGACAAGGTCTGGGCCGCCTGCCAGGACCTGCAGATGCCGGTGCACACCCATTCCGGTCCCGCGCCGCAGGAGGAGTACGGGGGCCATTTGGGCATCTATGTCACCGAGGTGCGGTGGTGGGGGGCGCGGCCGCTGTGGTTCGCGTTGTGGTCGGGCGTGTTCGAGCGTTTCCCGGGCCTGCGCTGGGGGGTGACGGAGTGCGGCGCGTTCTGGGCCAACGATCTGCTGTGGCTGATGGACACCCGGTATCTGCGTGAGCATTCGGCCAAGAAGATGAGCCATCTGATGGAGGGCGACCTGACCATGCCGCCCTCGGCGTACTTCGACCGGAACTGTTTCATCGGCGCCACCACCACCGAGCGCAGGGAGCTGGCCCGGCGCTACGAGATCGGCGTGTCGAACATCTTGTGGGGCAACGACTTTCCGCACCCGGAAGGAACCTGGCCGCACACCCGCGACTGGCTGCGGCGCTCGTTCTGGGACATTCCCGTCGAGGAGACCCGCCAGATGCTGGGCTTGGCCGCCGCCGAGCTGTACAACTTCGACCTGGGCGCGCTGGCCCCGCTGGCCGCGCGCATCGGCCCGGTTCCCGCGGACCTGGGCCAGGACGATGCGGTGAGCATTCCCAAGTGGGAGGCGGCCCGCCGGACCGGACGGCACTGGCTGACCGACGCGGAGCCCATGTCCGATCTGGTGCAGAGCTGA
- a CDS encoding amidohydrolase family protein has protein sequence MDRYTVISADCHAGADLLDYRDYLDPQYRDEFDGWAKTYVNPFGDLSEPDAERNWNSARRNCELDTEGIAGEVIYSNTVPPFFPHASLAAPPPETARELELRWAGLRAHNRWLADFCSLSPERRAGVGQILLGDLDEAVAEVAQIAKLGLRGGVLLPGIAPGTGIPPLYAEHWEPLWAACAEAGVVVNHHGGNAGPSPTDGWGSSFAVWVYETHWWAHRALWHLIFSGALDRHPDLTVVFTEQGAGWIPATLASLDVAAARYARANSAIARFAGPTAGSLSLKPSQYWARQRYVGASFMRPVECAERHGIGVEKIMWGSDYPHYEGTAPYTREALRHTFSDVPPDEVAAMVGGNAARVYGFDLDALAPLVDRIGPSVAEVAEPLAAVPADASSTVFEPDPIRTW, from the coding sequence ATGGACCGCTACACCGTCATCTCGGCCGACTGCCACGCCGGCGCGGACCTGCTCGACTACCGCGACTACCTGGATCCGCAGTACCGTGACGAATTCGACGGTTGGGCAAAGACTTACGTGAACCCGTTCGGCGACCTGAGCGAGCCCGACGCCGAGCGCAACTGGAACAGCGCGCGGCGCAACTGTGAGCTGGACACCGAAGGCATTGCGGGAGAGGTGATTTACTCCAACACCGTGCCGCCGTTCTTTCCGCACGCCAGCCTGGCCGCCCCGCCGCCGGAGACGGCCCGGGAGCTCGAGCTGCGCTGGGCCGGGCTGCGCGCCCACAACCGCTGGCTGGCCGACTTCTGTTCGCTGTCACCCGAGCGGCGCGCCGGGGTGGGGCAGATCCTGCTGGGGGACTTGGACGAAGCCGTCGCCGAGGTGGCGCAGATCGCCAAACTCGGCCTGCGCGGCGGGGTGTTGCTGCCCGGGATCGCCCCCGGCACCGGCATCCCGCCGCTGTACGCCGAGCACTGGGAGCCGCTGTGGGCGGCGTGCGCGGAGGCCGGGGTGGTGGTCAACCACCATGGCGGCAACGCCGGGCCGAGCCCGACCGACGGGTGGGGCAGCTCGTTCGCCGTCTGGGTGTACGAGACGCACTGGTGGGCGCATCGGGCGTTGTGGCACTTGATCTTCAGCGGCGCCCTGGACCGCCATCCCGACCTCACCGTGGTGTTCACCGAGCAGGGCGCCGGGTGGATACCGGCGACGCTGGCCTCGCTGGACGTGGCCGCGGCCCGCTACGCGCGAGCGAACTCGGCGATCGCCCGGTTCGCCGGTCCCACCGCCGGTTCGCTTTCGCTCAAGCCGAGCCAGTACTGGGCCCGCCAGCGTTACGTCGGCGCGAGTTTCATGCGCCCGGTCGAGTGCGCCGAGCGGCACGGAATCGGTGTCGAGAAGATCATGTGGGGCAGCGACTACCCGCACTACGAGGGGACCGCCCCCTACACGCGAGAAGCGTTGCGGCACACCTTCAGTGACGTTCCGCCCGACGAGGTGGCCGCCATGGTGGGCGGGAACGCGGCGAGGGTGTACGGCTTCGACCTCGACGCGCTGGCGCCGCTGGTGGACCGGATCGGCCCGAGCGTGGCCGAGGTCGCCGAGCCGCTGGCCGCCGTGCCCGCCGACGCGAGCAGCACCGTCTTCGAGCCCGACCCCATCCGCACCTGGTAA
- a CDS encoding acetoacetate decarboxylase family protein: protein MSSNVIRYGPRPPEAQVDHEIDATKAPIATEAVTVTYLTEPDIVAAVLPKPLQPADEPLVRIQLQRVRIEGMAPFGSAVFSVTARHGDRHGDYPLFMPQSTEQSVTGGRETFGEPKKLAQITVERDGDRVTAGVDRLGYRLIRLSGQVSGPAELPPDQMNTEFYFKFLRAPDGSGITDPHLVYGEYHRHYELLENIDGTLELGESPLDPVADIVIRQVTSITWCRRRTVQVGRIAARVPQEWLLPYVHQRYDDVALLAAPRPEPARA from the coding sequence GTGAGCAGCAACGTCATTCGCTACGGGCCCCGTCCGCCCGAGGCCCAGGTCGACCACGAGATCGATGCCACCAAGGCGCCGATTGCCACCGAGGCGGTGACGGTCACCTACCTCACGGAGCCGGACATCGTCGCGGCGGTGCTGCCCAAGCCGCTGCAGCCGGCCGACGAACCGCTGGTGCGCATCCAGCTGCAGCGGGTCCGCATCGAGGGGATGGCGCCGTTCGGGTCGGCGGTGTTCTCGGTGACCGCCCGGCACGGTGACCGGCACGGCGACTATCCGCTGTTCATGCCCCAGTCCACCGAACAGTCCGTCACCGGCGGCCGCGAAACCTTCGGCGAGCCAAAGAAACTCGCGCAGATCACGGTGGAGCGCGACGGCGACCGCGTCACCGCCGGCGTGGACCGGCTGGGCTACCGGCTGATCCGGCTGAGCGGGCAGGTCAGTGGCCCGGCGGAGTTGCCGCCCGACCAGATGAACACCGAGTTCTACTTCAAGTTCCTGCGCGCGCCCGACGGCAGCGGCATCACCGACCCCCACCTGGTCTACGGTGAATACCACCGGCACTACGAGCTGCTGGAGAACATCGACGGCACCCTCGAGCTGGGGGAGTCGCCGCTGGATCCGGTGGCCGACATCGTGATTCGTCAGGTCACGTCGATCACCTGGTGCCGGCGGCGCACCGTGCAGGTGGGGCGGATCGCGGCGCGGGTGCCGCAGGAGTGGCTGCTGCCGTATGTGCACCAGCGCTACGACGACGTGGCCCTGCTGGCCGCCCCGCGGCCCGAACCGGCGCGGGCGTAG
- a CDS encoding SDR family oxidoreductase: protein MTDLQGKVAVITGGAGGIGRALGRRLGHEGMKVVLADVLADPLQEATRALADEGIEAAGVVTDVTDYSSVEALAKEALRRFGAVDVVCNNAGTGAVSEGYLWEHDLADWRWGIDVNVLGVIHGLKAFVPILLERGEGHVVNTCSGNGGFAPIARGAMGGPATAVYPMTKAAVLCVTESLYTHLEMTGTRVRAHVLFPGGFLNTGIWESWRHRPPRYAPTQQRRTPEQTLDKVVARFEAAGARVEFTPLETVADLVVDGIAADRFWMMGPPAPSDDVVRRKAASILSRGAPDYLVDVLGRSAGGNSETQGENQ from the coding sequence ATGACGGACCTGCAGGGCAAGGTGGCGGTGATCACCGGCGGCGCCGGAGGCATCGGCCGGGCCCTCGGCCGTCGTCTCGGCCACGAGGGCATGAAGGTGGTGCTGGCCGACGTGCTCGCCGACCCGCTGCAGGAGGCGACGCGGGCGCTGGCCGACGAGGGCATCGAGGCGGCCGGCGTGGTCACCGACGTCACCGACTACTCCTCGGTTGAGGCGCTGGCCAAGGAGGCGTTGCGCCGCTTCGGCGCGGTGGACGTGGTGTGCAACAACGCCGGTACCGGCGCGGTGTCCGAGGGCTATCTGTGGGAGCACGACCTGGCCGACTGGCGCTGGGGGATCGACGTCAACGTGCTGGGCGTCATCCACGGCCTCAAGGCGTTCGTGCCGATCCTGCTCGAGCGGGGCGAGGGGCACGTGGTCAACACCTGCTCGGGCAACGGCGGATTCGCGCCGATCGCGCGGGGCGCCATGGGCGGACCGGCCACCGCGGTCTACCCGATGACCAAGGCGGCCGTGCTGTGCGTGACCGAGAGCCTGTACACGCACCTGGAGATGACCGGGACGCGGGTGCGTGCGCACGTGCTGTTCCCGGGCGGGTTTTTGAACACCGGCATCTGGGAGTCGTGGCGGCATCGACCGCCGCGCTACGCCCCGACGCAGCAACGCCGCACGCCCGAGCAGACGCTGGACAAGGTGGTGGCCCGGTTCGAGGCCGCCGGCGCCCGCGTCGAGTTCACCCCGCTGGAGACGGTGGCCGACCTGGTGGTGGACGGCATTGCGGCGGACCGGTTCTGGATGATGGGCCCGCCCGCGCCGTCCGACGACGTCGTGCGCCGCAAGGCGGCATCGATCCTTTCCCGCGGCGCCCCGGACTACCTGGTCGACGTTCTCGGCCGCAGCGCCGGCGGAAACTCCGAAACGCAAGGAGAAAACCAGTGA
- a CDS encoding IclR family transcriptional regulator, translating to MAARPSPQTERVVNLFELLAADGSAGITLAEASRRLHVHKASCHSMLSELLRGGWLLRDPVRKTYHLGPALVRLGREAAARYPALVLARSVMDELAAATGAHCVAFSVSEDYSTVVDQVRSRRGGGHPMPIGTQFPHRPPYRASTVAWAGTEDRERWLAALPDEVRDRYREAIAAARQRGYAVGLHLLPDLRLQELALLVRSAEVRSTRLSQLAQALTDELIHQEEWFPISLAPDRSYEVSHIDSPILGPGPSIALMLSLVPSAEPMSGAAVTRLGTQLAAATRRLSEALADESG from the coding sequence ATGGCCGCGCGTCCCTCGCCGCAAACCGAGCGGGTGGTGAACCTGTTCGAGCTGCTGGCGGCCGACGGCAGCGCGGGGATCACCCTGGCCGAGGCGTCCCGGCGGTTGCACGTGCACAAGGCCAGTTGCCACTCGATGCTGTCCGAACTGCTGCGGGGCGGCTGGCTACTGCGCGACCCGGTGCGCAAGACCTACCACCTGGGCCCGGCCCTAGTGCGGCTCGGCCGCGAGGCCGCCGCCCGCTACCCGGCCCTGGTGCTGGCCCGCTCGGTGATGGACGAGCTGGCGGCGGCGACGGGCGCGCACTGCGTGGCGTTCTCGGTGAGCGAGGACTACTCCACCGTTGTCGATCAGGTCCGCAGCCGCCGCGGCGGCGGGCACCCGATGCCGATCGGCACCCAGTTCCCGCACCGCCCGCCGTACCGGGCGTCGACCGTTGCCTGGGCGGGAACCGAGGACCGGGAGCGCTGGCTGGCCGCCCTGCCCGACGAGGTGCGCGACCGCTACCGCGAGGCCATCGCCGCCGCCCGGCAGCGCGGCTACGCGGTGGGCCTGCACCTGCTGCCCGACCTGCGGCTGCAGGAACTGGCGCTGCTGGTGCGCAGCGCCGAGGTGCGATCCACCCGGCTGAGCCAGCTGGCGCAGGCGCTGACCGACGAGCTCATCCACCAGGAGGAGTGGTTCCCGATCAGCCTGGCCCCCGACCGCAGCTACGAGGTGAGCCACATCGACTCCCCGATCCTGGGGCCGGGCCCGAGCATCGCGTTGATGCTCAGCCTGGTGCCCAGCGCCGAGCCGATGAGCGGCGCGGCGGTCACCCGGCTGGGCACCCAGCTGGCCGCCGCGACCCGCCGACTGAGCGAAGCCCTGGCCGACGAGTCCGGTTAA
- a CDS encoding amidohydrolase family protein yields MEGAMATTWDTLDRYIVISTDTHAGADLYGYKPYLPARLHDEFDAWAKAYASPFDDLIVATANRNWDHELRIGEMDADGVAAEVLLPNTVPPFFPTTPNITISLPRTRAEFEKRWAGVQAHNRWQVDFCSLAPDRRRGLIQIFPNDVELAMEEIRWGARQDCFGGVLIPPVSPGDSQVAPLFHTRYEPLWALCAELDFTVVQHAGAGSPEMPMDQPASNAVLITEMALWAQRTLGHLILAGVFERYPTLRFVPTEQGTLWVPAQLGVLDAMVPTMKSDAHNRTYGMFGGSSVDALTLTPSEYVQRNCYLASELMPYDGAMIDFMGPDHIMWGSDYPHEEGFAPHSKLAIRWALHDRPEDACRKILGGNAARLYRFDLDKLIPVAAKIGPTVEEVRTPVPDTGYRAPAAFGYRPFEGGLALKRLAPQRG; encoded by the coding sequence ATGGAGGGCGCGATGGCTACAACCTGGGACACGCTGGACCGTTACATCGTCATCTCGACGGACACTCACGCCGGGGCGGATCTCTACGGCTACAAACCGTATCTGCCGGCGCGGCTGCACGACGAGTTCGACGCCTGGGCCAAGGCGTACGCCAGCCCGTTCGACGACCTGATCGTCGCCACCGCCAACCGGAACTGGGACCACGAGCTGCGGATCGGCGAGATGGACGCCGACGGGGTGGCCGCAGAGGTGTTGCTGCCCAACACCGTTCCGCCGTTCTTCCCGACCACGCCGAACATCACCATCAGCCTGCCCCGCACTCGCGCGGAGTTCGAAAAGCGTTGGGCCGGTGTGCAGGCGCACAACCGGTGGCAGGTCGATTTCTGTTCGCTGGCTCCCGACCGGCGCCGCGGGCTGATCCAGATCTTCCCCAACGACGTCGAGTTGGCGATGGAGGAAATCCGTTGGGGCGCGCGGCAGGACTGCTTCGGCGGTGTGCTGATTCCGCCCGTCTCGCCCGGCGATTCGCAGGTGGCCCCGCTTTTCCACACCCGCTACGAACCGCTGTGGGCGCTGTGTGCCGAACTGGACTTCACCGTGGTGCAGCACGCGGGGGCCGGCAGCCCGGAGATGCCGATGGACCAGCCGGCGTCCAATGCCGTGTTGATCACCGAGATGGCCCTGTGGGCCCAGCGGACCCTCGGCCACCTGATCCTGGCCGGCGTGTTCGAACGGTATCCGACGCTGCGGTTCGTGCCGACCGAGCAGGGAACCCTGTGGGTGCCGGCACAACTCGGCGTCCTCGACGCCATGGTGCCCACCATGAAATCCGATGCGCACAACCGCACCTACGGGATGTTCGGCGGCTCGTCGGTCGACGCGCTGACCCTGACGCCCAGCGAATACGTCCAGCGCAACTGCTATCTGGCCAGCGAGCTGATGCCCTACGACGGCGCGATGATCGACTTCATGGGGCCCGATCACATCATGTGGGGCAGTGACTATCCGCACGAGGAAGGCTTTGCGCCGCACTCGAAGTTGGCCATCCGCTGGGCGCTGCACGACCGGCCCGAGGATGCCTGCCGAAAGATCTTGGGCGGCAACGCCGCTCGGCTCTACCGTTTCGACCTCGACAAGCTGATTCCGGTGGCCGCCAAGATCGGGCCCACGGTCGAGGAGGTGCGCACCCCGGTGCCGGACACCGGCTATCGCGCCCCGGCCGCGTTCGGCTACCGGCCCTTCGAAGGCGGGCTGGCGCTCAAGCGGCTGGCGCCGCAACGCGGTTAA
- a CDS encoding DUF4189 domain-containing protein, translated as MRSLIAVVVAVGCPAAALWAPQTAWADDDFVALAVSVGSGRAAGWATANSQDQANQLALAHCTAEAGDACEVVAGARNGCASVAFDRGSGRFRGGSGPDAASADSDALAKLGAPNGRIKATHCSS; from the coding sequence GTGCGGTCACTCATCGCCGTCGTCGTCGCGGTCGGCTGCCCGGCCGCGGCGCTGTGGGCGCCCCAAACCGCCTGGGCCGACGACGACTTCGTCGCCCTGGCGGTGTCGGTGGGCAGCGGACGCGCCGCCGGCTGGGCCACCGCGAACAGTCAGGACCAGGCGAACCAACTCGCCCTTGCGCACTGCACCGCCGAGGCCGGCGACGCCTGCGAAGTGGTCGCGGGCGCCCGCAACGGCTGCGCGTCGGTGGCCTTCGACCGCGGCTCCGGGCGGTTCCGGGGCGGCTCGGGCCCCGATGCGGCCAGCGCCGACTCCGACGCCCTGGCCAAGCTGGGCGCGCCGAACGGGCGGATCAAAGCCACGCATTGCTCGTCGTGA
- a CDS encoding DUF732 domain-containing protein, with amino-acid sequence MTHTKAGRAAWPAACAVVLSAAALLCAAPAAADEADDAFLAGLAKGGITMFDDDDAIAMGHSVCSSIDANPNVSMLALRLTKQTPLTPKQSGYFIGLSVASYCPQYKDDVDPSLGWLIPPPLM; translated from the coding sequence ATGACTCACACCAAGGCCGGTCGTGCCGCGTGGCCGGCCGCCTGCGCGGTCGTCCTGTCCGCCGCCGCGCTGTTGTGCGCGGCACCGGCCGCCGCGGACGAAGCCGATGACGCGTTCCTCGCCGGCCTGGCCAAGGGCGGGATCACCATGTTCGACGACGACGACGCGATCGCCATGGGCCACAGCGTGTGCTCGAGCATCGACGCCAACCCCAACGTGTCGATGCTGGCGCTGCGGCTGACCAAGCAAACCCCGTTGACGCCGAAGCAATCCGGCTACTTCATCGGTCTTTCGGTCGCCAGCTACTGCCCGCAGTACAAGGACGACGTCGACCCCTCGCTGGGCTGGCTGATCCCGCCGCCGCTGATGTGA
- a CDS encoding TetR/AcrR family transcriptional regulator, with the protein MVTVTAKGPDAPIVSGDPILGIVVDMLDTGGYEAVQLREVARRARVSMATIYKRYRTRDELIVAALEGWMDANRYARLPSLIDELPGKSMYSDLMHVMRTIFEPWERHPLMLRSYFQARSGPGGKRLIQRGVEAVVPVAKSVLAQADPGFVNDLELILTGVVFGFLTRFAQGEIEVTEIVPGIERTVYWLTQAYQNADAGRQPHISGGGISQPSEGSTSSLYCGQ; encoded by the coding sequence ATGGTTACCGTGACGGCAAAAGGGCCCGACGCCCCGATCGTTTCCGGGGATCCGATTCTGGGCATCGTGGTCGACATGCTCGATACCGGGGGCTACGAGGCCGTGCAGCTGCGCGAGGTGGCCCGGCGGGCCCGCGTCTCGATGGCCACCATCTACAAGCGCTATCGCACCCGCGACGAGCTCATCGTGGCGGCCCTGGAGGGGTGGATGGACGCCAACCGGTATGCGCGGTTGCCGTCGCTGATCGACGAGCTGCCCGGCAAATCGATGTATTCCGACCTCATGCACGTGATGCGCACCATCTTCGAGCCGTGGGAGCGGCATCCGTTGATGCTGCGCTCCTACTTTCAGGCGCGCTCGGGGCCCGGCGGTAAACGCCTGATCCAGCGCGGTGTCGAGGCCGTCGTTCCCGTCGCGAAAAGCGTTCTGGCCCAGGCTGATCCGGGATTCGTCAACGATCTGGAGCTCATCCTCACCGGTGTGGTCTTCGGGTTTCTGACCCGCTTCGCCCAGGGCGAGATCGAGGTCACCGAGATCGTGCCCGGCATCGAGCGCACGGTGTACTGGCTTACCCAGGCCTACCAGAACGCCGATGCCGGCCGGCAACCTCACATCAGCGGCGGCGGGATCAGCCAGCCCAGCGAGGGGTCGACGTCGTCCTTGTACTGCGGGCAGTAG